The Amaranthus tricolor cultivar Red isolate AtriRed21 chromosome 6, ASM2621246v1, whole genome shotgun sequence genome has a segment encoding these proteins:
- the LOC130816159 gene encoding uncharacterized protein LOC130816159, protein METKSEMGVISTTQRLMNNIQNCSQLSVHSIAPQDSALNFVYHRKRFFKNPSTVSPIPSHDNMSFVYERRKHQRNNPMTVFPAVVSANSSPNGGCSSAIRSENVSVPSCQQMRGMNERDTTRVSSIEQPFTTSETIDGYVTEDRGFDIKDKMNKTVELYSVDDSCSSSTLDVDMGLSPLRSKIDDTDECSSSGALVVDVSGDDQSLSVKGICVSILRSHGLLSDSRCNGSGVSEEDAPSCSSSGSRSCNICGVNGTATDMLICDECEEAFHVSCFSPIIRKIPVDDWYCQSCSKKKHNQLKERAIRKSSIIQSEKGSVTSGGELSLIALMLEDSEPYISGVRVGKGFQAFVPEWCGPLMREDNIYPEPLELDPSHSVDFQGSFCKPRKAFIGNWLQCREVIVGMGDDIDGTICGKWRRAPLFEVQTDNWDCFRSVFWDPTYADCAAPQELETEEVMKQLKYIELLRPRLQAKKRKFEGCKENGSDVPTEDASKCTSSIDVGRNA, encoded by the exons ATGGAAACAAAATCTGAGATGGGTGTTATATCTACAACACAAagattgatgaacaatattCAGAATTGTTCTCAATTGTCTGTTCATAGTATTGCACCTCAAGATTCTGCTCTTAATTTTGTGTATCATAGAAAGAGGTTTTTTAAGAACCCTAGTACTGTTTCTCCAATCCCATCACACGATAATATGAGTTTTGTCTATGAAAGAAGAAAGCATCAAAGGAATAATCCAATGACTGTTTTTCCTGCTGTGGTTTCTGCAAATTCATCACCAAATGGTGGTTGTTCTTCAGCCATTAGATCAGAAAATGTCTCAGTTCCCTCGTGCCAACAAATGCGCGGGATGAATGAAAGGGATACTACTAGGGTTTCTTCAATTGAGCAGCCATTTACTACTTCAGAAACAATTGATGGGTATGTAACGGAGGACCGTGGTTTTGACATTAAAGACAAGATGAACAAGACTGTTGAGTTGTATAGTGTAGATGATAGCTGTTCATCATCGACGCTTGATGTGGACATGGGTTTGTCTCCGTTGAGGAGTAAAATAGATGACACTGATGAGTGTTCGTCCTCTGGTGCACTTGTTGTGGATGTGTCTGGAGATGATCAATCGCTATCAGTTAAGGGTATTTGTGTTTCAATTCTTCGAAGTCATGGATTGTTATCTGATTCTAGGTGTAATGGATCTGGTGTTTCTGAGGAAGATGCTCCATCTTGTAGCAGCAGTGGTTCTCGCTCTTGCAATATTTGTGGTGTAAATGGTACAGCTACGGATATGCTTATTTGTGATGAGTGTGAGGAAGCGTTCCATGTATCCTGCTTCAGTCCAATCATAAGAAAGATTCCTGTTGATGATTGGTATTGCCAGTCTTGCTCTAAAAAGAAGCATAACCAGTTAAAAGAAAGAGCTATTAGAAAGTCGTCAATTATCCAGTCCGAAAAAGGTTCAGTCACATCTGGAGGAGAATTAAGTTTGATAGCTCTCATGTTAGAGGATTCAGAACCTTACATAAGTGGTGTTCGTGTCGGTAAAGGATTCCAAGCATTTGTTCCTGAATGGTGTGGACCTCTTATGAG GGAAGATAACATTTATCCTGAGCCATTGGAGTTGGATCCATCACATTCTGTTGACTTTCAA GGATCATTTTGCAAACCTCGCAAGGCCTTTATTGGTAATTGGCTTCAGTGTAGAGAGGTTATTGTTGGTATGGGAGACGACATCGATGGAACCATCTGTGGAAAGTGGCGCAG GGCTCCTCTATTTGAGGTCCAGACTGACAACTGGGATTGTTTTCGTTCTGTATTTTGGGATCCAACATATGCCGACTGTGCTGCACCTCAG GAGCTGGAAACTGAAGAAGTAATGAAGCAATTGAAGTACATTGAACTG TTGAGGCCTCGACTGCAAGCAAAGAAGCGGAAATTCGAGGGTTGTAAAGAAAATGGCTCGGACGTCCCTACAGAAGATGCAAGCAAGTGTACCAGTTCTATAGACGTGGGAAGGAATGCGTAG
- the LOC130815151 gene encoding THO complex subunit 3 translates to MAEQKSDEATIPFKNLHSREYQGHKKKVHSVAWNCIGTKLASGSVDQTARVWHIELLGHGKVKDIELKGHTDSVDQLCWDPKHAELLATASGDKTVRLWDARSGKCSQQLELSGENINITYKPDGAHIAVGNRDDEITILDVRKFKPIHRRKFNYEVNEIAWDMSGEKFFLTTGNGTVEVLAYPSLKALDTLMAHTAGCYCIAIDPLGRYFAVGSADSLVSLWDIEEMLCVRTFTKLEWPVRTISFNHTGEYIASASEDLFIDISNLETGRSIHQIPCRAAMNSVEWNPKSNLLAYAGDDKNKYQADEGVFRIFGFQSA, encoded by the exons ATGGCGGAGCAGAAATCAGACGAAGCAACAATCCCTTTTAAGAATCTGCACAGCAGAGAATATCAAGGTCACAAAAAGAAG GTGCATTCAGTGGCTTGGAATTGCATTGGCACGAAACTGGCTTCAGGCTCTGTTGATCAAACAGCTCGAGTTTGGCACATTGAACTTCTTGGTCAT GGAAAGGTAAAAGATATTGAATTGAAGGGGCACACTGATAGTGTGGATCAGCTCTGTTGGGACCCGAAACATGCAGAACTACTTGCAACTGCATCGGGGGATAAAACAGTTCGTTTGTGGGATGCTCGAA GTGGAAAATGCTCACAGCAACTAGAACTTAGTGGTGAAAATATCAACATTACCTACAAACCTGATGGGGCACATATAGCTGTTGGAAACAGG GATGACGAAATAACAATTCTGGATGTTAGGAAGTTTAAACCGATTCACAGACGCAAGTTCAATTATGAG GTAAATGAAATTGCATGGGACATGTCAGGGGAGAAGTTTTTCCTAACAACTGGGAATG GTACTGTTGAAGTCCTTGCGTATCCGTCTTTGAAGGCACTGGACACTCTTATGGCTCATACTGCTGGTTGCTATTGCATTGCAATTGATCCACTTGGAAG ATATTTTGCTGTGGGAAGTGCTGACTCATTAGTCAGCCTTTGGGATATTGAAGAGATGTTATGTGTACGAACATTTACAAAACTCGA gtGGCCTGTTCGAACAATAAGTTTCAATCACACAGGAGAGTATATAGCTTCAGCCAGTGAAGATTTATTTATTGACATA TCGAATCTTGAAACTGGACGATCTATCCATCAGATTCCATGCCGGGCAGCAATGAACAGCGTTGAATGGAATCCAAAATCCAATTTGCTTGCATATGCAGGAGATGATAAAAACAAATATCAAGCAGATGAAG GTGTTTTCCGCATATTTGGTTTCCAGAGTGCTTAG